From the Lathyrus oleraceus cultivar Zhongwan6 chromosome 3, CAAS_Psat_ZW6_1.0, whole genome shotgun sequence genome, the window TGATGAAGGTAATTTACCAAAGTACTTTTGGATGTAAATGTTTCATTTTGAACAATGGAAATGATAATCATGGAAAGTTTGTTTCGAAAGTTGATGAGGGTATCTTCCTCGAATACTCACAATCTAGTAAAGCttatagggtttataacaaaaGGCTACTTATTATTGAAGAGTCGGTTCACGTTACTTTTGATGAGTCTTTTTTGAAAAATGTTGGGAAAGGTGTTTCTTTTCATGAAGCAGGTGTATCTTTACAAGATATTCTCAAGGAACCCGATGATGGAATTGATTAACCTAAAGCGGTGGGAAATAAGATAGTTAAAGATGACGATTGTGAAGAGGAGAAGGTGGAAAGTCCAGCTGTAATGAATGAACTTCCTTTGACTTGGATAACATCCAAAGATCATCCTATTGACACCATCCTTGGAGACATCATGAAAGGCGTGACAACACGCTCcaagataagtaacttttgttatcactTTGCGTTAGTTTCACAGGTTGAACCTAAAAACACTAAATATGCATTACTTGATGAGAATTAGCTTATGGCAATGCAAGATGAACTAAACTAATTTAAAAGGAATGACATTTGGGACTTTGTCCCTCGTCCAAAACATCATCAAGTAATTAACACAAGTTTGGATTTTAAAAAAAAGCTTGACGAAACTGGAGTGATAACGCGGAACAAAGCCCGACTTGTGGCTCAAGGTTATAACCAAGAGAAAGGAATTGACTATGAGGAGACTTATGCTCCGGTCGCTCACCTCAAGGCTATACGCCTTCTACTAGCCGATGCTTGCTCAAaaaatttcaagttatttcaAATGGAAGTGAAAAGTATGTTTCTAAATAATTACATTAATGAAGAGATATATGTAGAtcaacctcccggttttgaaaatgaCGAGTATCTCAATgatgttttcaaattaaaacaAACTTTGTATGGTATCAAACAAGAACTtagggcttggtatgagcgacttAGTAAGTTTTGATTAATCAAGGGTACTCAAGAGGGAAAGTGAATACTACTCTTTTTATTAAGCGACATGGAAATGATACTCTTCTTgttcaagtttatgtcgatgatatcatttttggatAAACTAATATGCAAATTGTCATAGAGTTTTCTAAGCTTATGCAaaatgagtttgagatgagcctaATGAGGGAGttgaattacttcctaggtcttcaaatcaagcaactcGATGAAGACACATTTGTTTGTCAAACCAAGTATTGCAATGACTTGGTAAAGGGATTTGGCATGGAAGATGCAAAATCGATTGACACTCCGATGCCTACAAATGGTAACTTGGAAAGGAATGAAAATAGTAAGGATGTTGATGTGAAAAAGTATAAAGGTATTATTGGTTCTCTTCTATATCTCACTGCTTCTAGGTTGTATATTATGTTTAGCATTTGTTTGTGTGCCTGTTATCAATCGGCTCCTAAGGAATCACATTTAAAAGTCGTTAAACGTATTCTTAGGTATCTTCATGGTACTTATAAGTACGAACTTTGGTATTCCAAGGGAAGTGATTATAATTTGGTTAGTTATACCGATTCTGATTTTTCCGGttgcaaatcagataggaagaGTACTAGTGTAACTTGCAACATGTTTTCAAATTCCTTGATTAATTGGCATAGTAAGAAACATGTTTTCGTTGCTTAGTCAACTGCTGAGGCAGAATACGTAACATtcggtagttgttgtgctcaaattttaTGTCTTAAACAACtacttgattttgatattaaaCTACAACGTATTCCTATTATGTGCGACAACACTAGTGCCATTAATCTAATCTAAAACCCGGTGCTACATTCTCACACTAACCATATTGAGATTTGTCACCATTTTCTACGCGATCATATTGAGAAAGGCGATGtcgtatttgagcatgttgatagtaAAAATCAACTTGCAGATATTTTTACACAACCACTTGCGACCGAACCATTTTTCAACATTCGAAGGGAATTGGGGATTCTTGACATCTCAAATCTTGTCTAAATATGATTTGTCGCAtgcattatatatatatatatattgtctCATGAATTGTGATTGAACAGGTTACAATGCTAGAAAAATTATTTTTGTGTGTCATTGTTATGTTTTCATCTACGTTTTTGGTTTGACTGGTGGTATAGTGTTTTATTGCGTTGCTAGAGCACATCTGTGTGCAGCATTTCGGGAGCACCAAAGGCATATGTCACGTAATCGTGTCGCTTTTGTAGCAAGTCAAGATACTTTGATCACATTGTATCCTTCATTTTTCATCTTTGTGTTATGTTATTTGGCATAAGTTGTGAAAATTATGTTCTATTGTTGcattattatattttatttatgtttagtCATTTTTTTTCAATATGAAAATCATTCTATGTAAGTGATATCATATTGATGTTTCTATCTTTGCAAACCGCCACAGTGTGTTATATTAGTTTATGCATGATTTAAGATACTTCTCATGGATTGCTTcgtttctttttgatgttgtcaaagggggagaatCAAGATGAAGTTGGGATGTATATATTATGGGGGAGATTTTCATTTCAAACATATTGTCTCATgttttgccatcataaaaaagagggagtatgtgagtgcaacttctgttagatgtgttttgtatgatgtcaaaactaggatactttagctTTAATGTATATTAGAAGTTATCCTCTTATTCTATATGTGAATCTTAGCATTAGGAACCATAAAAGTATTTGGAAAAAACTTGGAAAACGTCTCATgcatcaaacatgcatgaaaaatcaattttttgaaaaataacATTACAAGTTGACACATGAAATTACAGGCCGACCTCTGGAATTTTTTTCTTGCCTATAGGTATACACATGCATTTTATAGGTCGACATATATGTTGTAGTATTAACGTCTGTAGCTTATGTCTTATGTGCCGACTCTTC encodes:
- the LOC127130784 gene encoding uncharacterized mitochondrial protein AtMg00810-like; this translates as MQIVIEFSKLMQNEFEMSLMRELNYFLGLQIKQLDEDTFVCQTKYCNDLVKGFGMEDAKSIDTPMPTNGNLERNENSKDVDVKKYKGIIGSLLYLTASRLYIMFSICLCACYQSAPKESHLKVVKRILRYLHGTYKYELWYSKGSDYNLVSYTDSDFSGCKSDRKSTSVTCNMFSNSLINWHSKKHVFVA